A genomic stretch from Pirellulaceae bacterium includes:
- a CDS encoding LamG domain-containing protein: protein MRTLIVPLSLLLTLGLTLQTSADLVGHWPLNDGSGAVANNLVDGGADGQIYNAETGGPADGSVWVSDATRGMVIGFGGQAAADTGFVRAGDIPQMTLENDFTWSFWSNTDPEIAANPGKFSGIVGNRYQPGGGDYNPRQFIKFTPTAFEWHMNANGNDNVGFGDDALVPGEWVHQAVVKDGESLTYYRDGAETLTGAVTQALDAPMPLWFGGDDAGDATEQWQGLLSDVRTYDHALSGAEVAALLGGSYCATSTADVCYDFDSDEGVAVYGDGEVRAEGGYAGGYLKVTDAANGQRGKVIVPDSGLGGQFVFGGRTGGANAAHHIDNLEASVADGRVDISALLRVGGGTDRPADGFSFNFVKPGDPTLAEDTNGWAGIGGEPNNLPEEGTTTGISIGFDEWQSGPNAQDTGKFTEDDVVGLSLRVDGQLIGQAPLTTLNGALEDVSSLQTGPNDDGINNLGWAALTISAPLDGANLENTIVTWKGERVEFVPEPASGLLALMAIGSLLMFRRKK from the coding sequence ATGCGCACTTTGATTGTTCCTTTATCCCTTTTGTTGACTTTGGGTCTGACTTTGCAGACATCGGCTGATTTAGTTGGGCATTGGCCCTTGAACGATGGTTCAGGAGCCGTTGCAAATAACTTGGTCGATGGTGGTGCAGATGGCCAAATCTATAACGCGGAAACAGGCGGTCCTGCGGACGGTTCTGTTTGGGTTTCTGACGCGACTCGTGGAATGGTGATTGGCTTTGGTGGACAGGCTGCCGCCGATACCGGATTTGTTCGAGCTGGCGACATTCCTCAGATGACCCTTGAAAATGACTTCACATGGTCTTTCTGGTCGAATACGGATCCGGAAATTGCAGCGAACCCCGGGAAATTTTCCGGTATCGTTGGTAATCGATATCAGCCCGGTGGAGGTGATTACAATCCTCGTCAATTCATCAAGTTCACGCCGACGGCTTTCGAATGGCACATGAACGCCAATGGCAATGACAACGTTGGCTTTGGTGACGACGCTCTCGTCCCGGGCGAATGGGTGCATCAGGCAGTTGTCAAAGATGGTGAGTCATTGACTTACTATCGTGATGGTGCTGAAACCTTGACCGGAGCCGTAACTCAAGCTTTAGACGCCCCAATGCCTCTATGGTTTGGTGGTGACGATGCGGGTGACGCGACCGAGCAATGGCAGGGCTTGCTGTCTGACGTGCGAACCTATGATCACGCTCTTTCGGGTGCCGAAGTCGCTGCCCTTTTGGGTGGAAGCTACTGTGCAACTTCGACAGCAGATGTTTGCTACGACTTTGATAGCGACGAAGGCGTTGCTGTATACGGTGACGGCGAAGTTCGTGCCGAAGGTGGTTATGCAGGTGGTTACTTGAAAGTGACCGATGCAGCTAATGGCCAACGTGGTAAAGTCATCGTTCCTGATTCCGGACTCGGTGGACAATTTGTCTTCGGTGGTCGTACGGGTGGAGCCAACGCTGCTCATCACATCGACAACCTTGAAGCAAGTGTTGCTGACGGTCGAGTTGACATCAGCGCTCTCTTGCGAGTTGGTGGTGGTACGGATCGTCCCGCTGACGGTTTCTCCTTTAACTTCGTCAAGCCTGGCGATCCCACTCTCGCCGAAGACACCAACGGTTGGGCTGGCATCGGTGGCGAACCTAACAACCTTCCTGAAGAAGGTACCACGACTGGTATCTCGATCGGTTTTGACGAGTGGCAGAGCGGTCCTAACGCTCAAGACACTGGCAAGTTCACCGAAGATGATGTTGTCGGTCTTAGCCTTCGCGTTGACGGTCAGCTGATTGGACAAGCTCCGCTCACTACCTTGAACGGTGCTTTGGAAGACGTTTCTTCGCTCCAAACTGGTCCGAACGACGATGGCATCAACAACCTCGGTTGGGCTGCCTTGACGATCAGTGCTCCTCTTGATGGTGCAAATCTCGAGAACACGATCGTGACTTGGAAGGGCGAACGAGTTGAGTTCGTTCCAGAACCAGCATCGGGTCTTCTCGCTCTGATGGCGATCGGTAGTCTCTTGATGTTCCGTCGCAAGAAGTAA
- a CDS encoding VCBS repeat-containing protein, with amino-acid sequence MRSKLSPRSYQLLLVCGLILVGVIVVPLAVGRWKRDEPLGNPGIGKTDSGVGDSISKAEPPTQSLAAKADQLPLQTEVSWTEIDDPSKDGWSSEVLADEAKKALYALVTRIFSGEISADAAEGICHKSFLGTSLIPENSETTFEDQVVEVLHWNSESDPASQSSNYTGTAGFESMIRDAGRVWGPMTDKRFEIKIVRSLKRDNELTTRQLVGFSGRTDEKPIEQHAIWETRWQLQPNSDALKLLEIRVLDVETSKGRSSSPMFVDCAASILKGDESLESQLRFGLNHWLERIQDMRYFAPLGTPGVAVGDVNNDGRDDLYLCQEANLPNRLFLQQPDGSAIEVAAAWDVDFLQGSRGVLLVDLDNDRDQDLVVGVMGGVVIAANEGNKFVVRNVLPTDDDTTSLSAADYDLDGDLDLYVCVDYPNDDALFAGGEQNGITVQGGAANRVYHDANNAGRNSLFRNDIANDDWRFENVTEISGIGEANERFSWAACWEDYDNDGDQDLYVSNDFGRNNLYVNQDGKFVNVADEFEIEDRAASMSVSWGDVNQDGQMDLYVANMFSSAGSRVTEQPIFMSELANSDKDRWRRFAMGNSLFANQGLDGFENVSQRSGATMGRWSWSSIFIDVNNDSWQDIFVANGYITSETDKSDL; translated from the coding sequence ATGCGTTCGAAGCTCTCACCCCGATCGTATCAATTATTATTGGTATGCGGATTGATCCTTGTTGGAGTGATTGTCGTTCCCCTCGCTGTTGGGCGATGGAAGCGTGACGAACCGCTTGGAAATCCGGGGATTGGCAAGACCGATTCTGGGGTGGGGGATTCGATCTCCAAAGCGGAGCCGCCAACTCAATCCCTTGCAGCGAAGGCCGACCAACTACCTCTTCAAACGGAAGTGTCCTGGACAGAAATCGACGATCCTTCGAAGGATGGTTGGTCGAGTGAGGTTTTGGCCGACGAAGCGAAAAAGGCTCTCTACGCTCTCGTGACACGGATTTTTTCTGGAGAGATTTCAGCCGATGCCGCCGAGGGGATTTGTCACAAGTCGTTTCTTGGAACTTCTCTCATTCCAGAAAACTCAGAGACAACTTTTGAGGATCAGGTTGTCGAAGTGTTGCATTGGAATTCCGAAAGCGATCCGGCTAGCCAGTCAAGTAACTACACTGGTACAGCCGGTTTCGAGTCGATGATTCGAGATGCCGGTCGCGTCTGGGGGCCGATGACGGACAAGCGATTTGAGATCAAGATTGTGCGCTCGCTGAAGCGAGATAATGAGTTGACAACACGACAGCTTGTCGGATTCAGCGGAAGAACCGACGAGAAGCCGATCGAGCAACATGCGATTTGGGAAACGCGTTGGCAATTACAGCCCAACTCAGATGCATTGAAACTACTCGAGATTCGTGTTCTGGATGTTGAAACATCGAAAGGTCGATCATCGTCGCCAATGTTTGTTGATTGTGCTGCTTCGATCTTAAAGGGTGATGAATCTCTTGAGTCGCAATTGCGTTTCGGCCTCAACCATTGGTTAGAACGAATTCAGGATATGCGTTACTTTGCTCCATTAGGGACCCCTGGTGTGGCCGTGGGTGATGTAAACAACGATGGACGAGACGATCTGTACCTGTGTCAGGAAGCAAATCTTCCCAATCGACTGTTCTTGCAACAGCCGGATGGATCAGCAATCGAGGTCGCTGCAGCGTGGGATGTTGATTTCTTGCAGGGATCTCGTGGGGTCTTGTTGGTTGATCTCGACAATGATCGTGATCAGGATTTAGTCGTTGGCGTCATGGGAGGAGTGGTGATTGCGGCCAACGAAGGCAACAAGTTTGTCGTTCGCAATGTTCTCCCAACGGATGATGATACGACGTCGTTGTCCGCAGCTGACTACGATCTGGATGGCGATCTCGATCTGTACGTCTGTGTTGACTATCCGAATGATGATGCATTGTTTGCCGGCGGGGAGCAAAATGGAATCACCGTGCAAGGCGGCGCTGCGAATCGAGTTTATCACGATGCGAACAACGCCGGCCGCAACAGCCTGTTCCGAAATGACATTGCCAACGATGACTGGCGCTTCGAGAACGTTACCGAAATCTCGGGAATTGGAGAGGCCAATGAGCGGTTCAGTTGGGCCGCTTGCTGGGAAGACTATGACAACGATGGCGATCAAGATCTTTATGTTTCCAATGATTTTGGTCGTAACAATCTGTATGTCAATCAAGATGGGAAATTCGTGAATGTGGCCGACGAGTTCGAGATCGAAGACCGCGCTGCAAGCATGTCGGTGTCCTGGGGCGATGTTAACCAGGATGGGCAGATGGATTTGTATGTGGCGAATATGTTCTCTTCGGCTGGCAGTCGAGTGACGGAACAGCCGATTTTCATGAGCGAATTGGCAAACTCGGACAAGGATCGGTGGCGGCGATTTGCAATGGGGAATTCGCTCTTTGCAAATCAAGGGTTGGATGGTTTTGAGAATGTGAGTCAGCGATCTGGAGCGACGATGGGACGTTGGTCCTGGAGCTCCATTTTCATCGACGTCAATAACGACAGCTGGCAGGATATCTTTGTCGCAAATGGTTACATCACCTCGGAAACCGACAAGAGCGACTTGTGA
- a CDS encoding tetratricopeptide repeat protein: protein MSRSANDTESHADPDWGQARNELFHMIMEGRSFSGRERNCCYLNVGDETFGAISAVSGLDFPDDARCVAVTDWDQDGDQDMWVSNRNAPRLRFMRNNLESENNYLAIQLVGDGATTNADAIGARVIVELDDENAAEQKSKRRYKTLRAGEGFMSQSSKWLHFGLGKTESIKRVSVRWPAGKVQEFHGLDVNRRYRLIQGQGEAELVDRIADGSGIQPEPSKPLPASGIARVVMETRVPMPSVSYTAPGGEIKREQFDAAVPTLVNLWATWCGPCQKELDEFSQRSADLAKANVRVLSLSVDLIGEDPTTRTAVAEHLQRFHYPHEWGVIDEAQMERFQQMQNLFFFLRKPLPLPSSFLIDGDGRLAAIYKGPVTVEQILEDVGRPAKDYHQASQQAAQLPGTVLDHPRIQEVAKRSDLLTRYRVADWLRESGDVPNAIEHYADIARTDPQWYLPYQALAQMLFDQNQIANAEKYAQYVLKLKPESAVAYNLLGLIHSRQADQKTAESHFRKSISLNEELAGPHNNLGIVLAMQGEIAEAGDCFAQAVEIDPEFAQAHINLGNVCAGRQDAVGAIKHYQRAIELEPDNVEPYNNLGTMFGRLGEIRKAIDCYRQALKIDPNNQNTRNYLERALKLLNAGPRG from the coding sequence GTGTCGCGCTCAGCAAATGATACAGAATCCCATGCTGATCCCGACTGGGGGCAGGCTCGTAATGAATTGTTTCACATGATTATGGAAGGTCGTTCCTTTAGCGGAAGAGAACGAAATTGCTGTTATCTCAATGTGGGTGACGAGACATTCGGAGCCATCTCGGCTGTGTCGGGGTTGGATTTTCCTGACGACGCCCGTTGTGTCGCTGTGACTGATTGGGATCAGGATGGTGACCAGGATATGTGGGTCTCTAACCGAAATGCTCCTCGGCTCCGATTCATGCGCAACAACCTGGAGTCAGAGAATAATTACCTGGCCATCCAGCTGGTTGGCGATGGTGCTACCACAAATGCTGACGCAATCGGCGCCCGTGTGATCGTTGAACTGGATGATGAGAACGCAGCCGAACAGAAGTCCAAACGGCGATACAAAACACTCAGAGCTGGCGAAGGGTTTATGTCCCAGTCGAGTAAGTGGCTGCATTTCGGTCTCGGAAAAACTGAATCGATTAAACGCGTCTCGGTACGCTGGCCCGCTGGGAAAGTGCAGGAATTTCACGGTCTCGACGTGAATCGTCGTTATCGACTCATTCAAGGGCAGGGTGAGGCTGAATTGGTTGACCGAATTGCCGATGGAAGTGGGATCCAACCAGAGCCCTCGAAACCCCTGCCTGCTTCAGGTATCGCGCGGGTCGTTATGGAAACCCGTGTGCCCATGCCATCGGTTTCCTATACGGCACCAGGCGGGGAGATTAAGCGAGAGCAGTTCGATGCGGCTGTTCCTACTCTCGTGAATCTTTGGGCGACGTGGTGCGGACCGTGCCAAAAAGAGCTTGATGAATTTAGTCAGCGGTCCGCCGATCTGGCGAAAGCGAATGTGCGAGTGCTTTCACTGTCGGTTGACTTGATTGGCGAAGATCCAACCACGCGAACGGCTGTGGCGGAACACCTTCAACGCTTCCATTATCCACACGAATGGGGAGTTATCGACGAAGCTCAAATGGAGCGTTTTCAACAGATGCAGAATCTGTTTTTCTTCCTGCGGAAACCGCTGCCGTTGCCGTCGAGTTTTCTGATTGATGGGGATGGCAGGTTGGCAGCGATCTACAAGGGGCCTGTCACGGTAGAGCAGATCTTAGAAGATGTCGGCCGACCAGCGAAGGATTATCATCAAGCGAGCCAGCAGGCTGCTCAGTTGCCTGGCACGGTCTTAGATCATCCTCGAATTCAAGAGGTTGCCAAACGCTCGGATCTCTTGACTCGGTATCGAGTCGCAGATTGGCTGAGAGAATCAGGAGATGTTCCCAACGCGATCGAACATTATGCTGATATCGCCCGAACGGATCCGCAGTGGTATTTGCCCTATCAGGCATTGGCCCAGATGTTGTTCGACCAAAATCAAATCGCAAACGCTGAAAAGTATGCGCAGTATGTGCTAAAGCTGAAACCAGAAAGTGCCGTCGCTTACAATCTCTTGGGCTTGATTCACTCCCGGCAAGCAGATCAAAAAACGGCTGAAAGTCATTTTCGCAAGTCGATCAGTCTGAATGAGGAATTGGCAGGTCCGCACAATAATCTGGGTATTGTTTTGGCGATGCAAGGGGAAATTGCGGAGGCAGGAGACTGTTTCGCGCAAGCGGTCGAAATCGATCCGGAATTTGCCCAAGCACACATTAATCTGGGGAATGTGTGTGCCGGTCGACAAGATGCAGTAGGGGCGATAAAACACTATCAGCGAGCGATTGAGCTCGAACCAGACAATGTTGAGCCTTACAATAATTTGGGAACCATGTTTGGGCGGCTGGGGGAAATTCGAAAAGCGATCGATTGTTATCGTCAAGCATTGAAAATCGATCCAAATAACCAGAACACTCGCAATTATTTGGAACGAGCTTTGAAGCTCTTAAATGCTGGTCCACGTGGCTAG
- a CDS encoding tetratricopeptide repeat protein, with protein MKRGQRKSKRKTVGPKPIRPQVSQLSTAKKILFSLLMLVFVLGFVEVGLWAIGLEPVATKQDPFVGFSSQSPLMVEKQLDGVTVMETAPNKLRWFNQQRFSKTKSGKTFRVFCLGGSTTFGRPYDDATSFPGWLREFAMAANSQYEFEVINAGGISYASYRIVRVMEELAAYQPDLFVVYTGHNEFLEERTYRSVKRVPGVVRDLGVFLSHFRTYALADRMLRGNDQKTSSNQQPEVVELEEEVATRLDNGVGLDAYQRDDQLAGDVLEHFRYNLQRMNEIAEQVGAEVVLVTPAANLANCSPFKSQHTAEVAAQEPEWQKQFDKAQDEYGQGRLQDSLLAAEKAVAISPRHARTRFLYGQILLEMGQYAEAKRQFEIARNEDVCPLRAQTETVQVVREVAAGNQLELIDFEQFVQDNSEYQIAGESLFLDHVHPTIEGNRLLALQLVDCLQAKQVLQEPADWSNVVGQVTAQVESQVDSQMQGRALRNLAKVLGWAGKKEEADQLALKASQLIGGDAETAYLAGNAWLTKGEVNKAIRKFREAIRIDSKHVHAHNSLATALLQMGKIDDAETAYLRVISLQPDFAPAHNNLASLYQRKRESDRALHHFNEAIRLNPRYSKAHNNLGVLYRSNEDFEKAELHFLAALDINPDFAEAHYNLGTVLDRRDERALARDEFQDAIRINPSFAAAHYRLGAYFEDQRQWEAAVKAYQTAVRLPKMPLQALRRTAWLLATCPDKKIRNGKESLEMAKVCAKSTQFKDAESLCTLAAAYAEVGQVKNACKWQEQAVQTATTKAEQKKYVRLLEIFRQGKPFRQ; from the coding sequence ATGAAACGTGGCCAACGTAAATCAAAACGAAAAACGGTTGGGCCCAAACCGATTCGACCACAGGTCAGTCAGCTTTCCACGGCGAAGAAGATCCTGTTCTCTCTTTTGATGCTAGTCTTCGTCCTCGGTTTCGTCGAAGTTGGCTTGTGGGCCATTGGTCTTGAACCAGTCGCAACAAAACAAGATCCGTTCGTTGGTTTTTCATCGCAATCGCCACTGATGGTGGAAAAACAGCTTGATGGCGTCACGGTAATGGAAACGGCGCCAAACAAGTTGCGATGGTTCAATCAACAGCGTTTTTCGAAAACGAAATCCGGAAAAACGTTTCGTGTTTTTTGCTTGGGCGGATCGACCACCTTTGGTCGACCCTACGATGATGCAACTTCGTTTCCCGGTTGGTTACGAGAATTTGCGATGGCTGCGAATTCGCAATACGAATTTGAAGTGATCAACGCAGGGGGCATTAGTTATGCAAGCTATCGGATCGTGCGAGTGATGGAAGAACTTGCTGCCTATCAGCCTGACTTGTTCGTTGTTTATACGGGGCACAATGAATTTCTGGAAGAACGAACTTATCGGAGCGTGAAGCGCGTTCCTGGAGTTGTTCGTGATCTGGGAGTCTTTCTGAGTCATTTCCGCACCTACGCCTTGGCCGATCGTATGCTACGCGGCAATGATCAAAAAACCTCGTCCAATCAACAGCCAGAAGTCGTTGAGTTGGAAGAAGAAGTTGCCACGAGATTGGACAACGGCGTTGGTCTGGATGCCTACCAGCGAGATGATCAGTTAGCGGGCGATGTGCTGGAGCATTTTCGTTATAACCTCCAGCGGATGAATGAAATTGCGGAGCAGGTTGGGGCTGAAGTTGTGTTGGTGACTCCCGCTGCCAACCTCGCCAATTGTTCGCCCTTTAAAAGTCAGCACACGGCAGAGGTTGCGGCACAGGAACCTGAGTGGCAAAAACAATTCGACAAGGCGCAGGACGAGTATGGGCAGGGACGTCTGCAAGACTCGCTGCTTGCCGCTGAAAAAGCGGTTGCAATTTCACCCCGGCATGCCCGCACGCGTTTTTTGTATGGGCAGATCTTGTTGGAAATGGGGCAGTATGCCGAAGCGAAACGACAATTTGAAATCGCGAGAAATGAAGATGTGTGCCCGTTGAGAGCGCAAACAGAAACGGTACAAGTTGTGCGCGAAGTTGCTGCTGGAAATCAGTTGGAGCTGATTGACTTTGAGCAATTCGTGCAGGACAACAGCGAGTATCAAATAGCGGGAGAGTCTCTCTTCCTTGATCATGTGCATCCCACCATCGAAGGAAATCGCTTGTTGGCTTTGCAGCTAGTCGATTGTTTGCAAGCCAAACAGGTTTTGCAAGAACCGGCTGACTGGTCGAACGTCGTCGGGCAAGTGACCGCGCAGGTCGAGTCGCAGGTTGACAGCCAAATGCAGGGACGAGCTTTGAGAAATCTAGCCAAGGTTTTGGGCTGGGCCGGGAAAAAAGAAGAAGCCGACCAACTTGCCTTGAAAGCATCACAGCTTATCGGGGGCGATGCGGAAACCGCCTATTTGGCCGGTAACGCTTGGTTGACGAAGGGCGAGGTCAACAAAGCGATTCGAAAATTCCGTGAGGCGATCCGCATCGATTCGAAACACGTCCATGCTCACAATAGCTTGGCCACCGCCTTGCTGCAAATGGGGAAGATCGATGACGCCGAAACAGCTTATCTTCGTGTGATTTCCTTGCAACCGGATTTCGCGCCCGCTCATAATAATCTGGCCTCGCTCTATCAAAGAAAACGAGAATCTGATCGCGCTCTGCATCATTTCAACGAAGCCATTCGATTGAATCCGCGATACTCCAAAGCCCACAACAATTTGGGTGTGTTGTATCGTAGCAACGAGGATTTTGAAAAAGCCGAATTGCACTTTCTCGCTGCACTCGATATCAATCCGGACTTTGCCGAAGCCCATTACAATCTGGGAACGGTTCTCGACCGGCGAGATGAAAGAGCTTTGGCACGCGATGAGTTCCAGGATGCAATTCGCATCAATCCAAGCTTTGCAGCGGCCCATTACAGGCTTGGTGCTTATTTCGAAGACCAGCGGCAATGGGAGGCGGCTGTCAAAGCTTATCAAACAGCCGTTCGTCTTCCGAAGATGCCGCTGCAAGCATTGCGTCGGACCGCATGGCTATTGGCCACCTGTCCAGACAAAAAAATTCGGAACGGTAAAGAATCATTGGAAATGGCAAAAGTTTGTGCGAAGAGCACTCAATTCAAAGACGCTGAGAGTCTCTGTACACTTGCTGCTGCGTATGCCGAAGTAGGGCAAGTCAAGAATGCCTGTAAGTGGCAAGAGCAGGCCGTGCAAACTGCGACTACAAAAGCAGAACAAAAGAAGTATGTTCGTCTGCTGGAAATCTTTCGCCAGGGGAAACCTTTCAGGCAGTAA
- a CDS encoding DUF485 domain-containing protein, which yields MQSKNAVIGFVLFIVYLVLYGGFVLLNAFTPQVMEIEPFAGINLAIVYGFGLIFAAFALAILYGILCGSGQVKSQGKDN from the coding sequence ATGCAGTCCAAAAATGCCGTAATCGGATTTGTGCTTTTCATCGTCTATTTGGTGTTGTACGGCGGTTTTGTGCTGTTGAATGCCTTCACACCGCAAGTGATGGAGATCGAACCTTTTGCCGGTATCAACTTGGCCATTGTTTATGGATTTGGGCTGATTTTTGCTGCCTTCGCGCTTGCAATCCTGTATGGGATTCTATGTGGCAGTGGCCAGGTAAAGTCCCAGGGAAAGGACAACTGA
- a CDS encoding cation acetate symporter, with the protein MIYEASVVAVVIFFVFVGITLAISFYLGGRAKSAQGYFAAHGQIPWFVNGVSFAGDYLSAASFLGICGMIAFHGYDGFLYSIGYLAGWIVALFVVAEPIKRLGKYTFADALDAKFGSRGIKLVAGISTLAVSIFYLIPQMVGAGVLIQPLLGFPHWVGVVLVGTTVIIIVVTAGMVSTTYVQFLKGSLLVVFSAVLTLMILARGFETRQGGDDGHIFQTLGPFAADMNWAQVPEFKDVSVMPAEQEWSDLPYVRTINKTDEVISVWRITPADSGKVMLTETQTVTRFTDGAVLVNGRPKGTKPGEAQLHPVGYISKLPGEEQKTGPLGPLSFFRTLQKSEVVLWGSQVVKQPVDGSTTTVYFQKPTAGSRVLRPGEHPRFEGIRSDNLLAKLNFLSLMLALFCGTASLPHILIRYYTVKDEVSARRSTIVGIGSIGFFYILTLYLGLGAMTSGALDVTNSNMAAPLLAKSINEWLFAIISAIAFTTVLGTVSGLILASSGAVAHDLMSNWLQIKMTDQEMVRVAKIASVVVGVIAIGLGILFQELNVSYLVGWAFSVAASANLPALVMLLFWKGTTRQGIISAIVVGMVSSLAWILLSADTFTKVYGLSADLAVVPFSQPGIVTIPLGFLTLIVVSLMTRKFEPSLN; encoded by the coding sequence ATGATTTATGAAGCTTCGGTTGTGGCGGTTGTCATTTTCTTTGTGTTTGTTGGGATTACGCTCGCAATTAGTTTCTACCTTGGAGGTCGCGCGAAATCGGCTCAGGGCTATTTCGCCGCCCACGGTCAAATTCCTTGGTTTGTCAATGGCGTCTCTTTTGCTGGAGACTACCTTTCTGCCGCATCATTCTTGGGAATCTGCGGAATGATTGCCTTTCATGGCTATGACGGATTCTTATACTCAATCGGCTATTTGGCGGGTTGGATCGTTGCCTTGTTCGTGGTTGCCGAACCTATTAAACGACTTGGCAAATACACGTTCGCCGATGCATTGGATGCAAAATTTGGGTCGCGAGGGATTAAGCTCGTCGCAGGGATCAGCACACTTGCCGTCAGTATCTTCTACTTGATTCCACAGATGGTGGGTGCGGGGGTCTTGATTCAACCCTTACTGGGATTTCCCCACTGGGTGGGTGTGGTTCTGGTTGGCACAACCGTGATTATCATCGTGGTGACGGCAGGAATGGTGTCGACGACCTACGTGCAATTCCTGAAGGGCTCATTGCTTGTCGTCTTTTCAGCCGTGCTGACTCTCATGATTTTGGCGCGCGGTTTCGAGACGCGACAGGGGGGCGATGATGGTCACATCTTTCAAACACTTGGACCCTTTGCGGCTGATATGAATTGGGCACAGGTACCCGAGTTCAAAGATGTTTCCGTGATGCCTGCCGAACAAGAGTGGAGCGATTTACCTTACGTACGCACCATCAACAAAACCGACGAAGTCATCTCTGTTTGGCGAATCACTCCGGCCGATTCAGGTAAAGTCATGTTGACTGAAACCCAAACCGTGACGCGTTTCACAGACGGTGCTGTACTGGTAAACGGACGGCCGAAAGGTACGAAACCCGGCGAGGCACAATTGCATCCTGTCGGCTACATTAGCAAGCTTCCCGGTGAAGAACAGAAGACGGGGCCGTTGGGGCCACTGTCGTTTTTTCGTACGTTGCAAAAAAGTGAAGTCGTGCTGTGGGGATCGCAAGTTGTCAAGCAGCCAGTAGATGGTTCCACCACGACCGTCTATTTTCAAAAGCCGACGGCGGGCAGTCGCGTTTTAAGACCCGGTGAGCATCCTCGTTTCGAGGGAATACGTAGTGATAACTTATTGGCTAAGCTGAATTTCTTGTCACTGATGCTCGCGTTGTTCTGCGGTACTGCGTCTTTGCCTCATATCCTGATTCGATATTACACCGTCAAGGATGAAGTCAGTGCTCGGCGGAGCACGATTGTAGGCATCGGTAGCATTGGCTTCTTCTATATTCTGACGCTGTATCTCGGCCTCGGAGCGATGACAAGCGGGGCACTTGATGTGACAAACAGCAATATGGCGGCTCCGTTACTTGCCAAAAGTATCAACGAATGGCTGTTTGCGATTATTTCCGCAATTGCATTTACGACCGTGTTGGGGACCGTCAGTGGTTTGATTCTGGCCTCCAGTGGTGCGGTTGCACATGACTTGATGTCCAATTGGTTGCAGATCAAGATGACCGACCAAGAGATGGTACGCGTTGCCAAAATCGCGTCGGTCGTTGTCGGAGTCATCGCGATTGGGTTGGGAATTCTATTCCAGGAACTGAATGTGAGTTACCTCGTCGGTTGGGCGTTTAGTGTCGCTGCTTCGGCTAATCTGCCGGCACTGGTCATGCTTCTCTTCTGGAAGGGGACCACTCGCCAAGGCATTATTTCCGCCATTGTGGTCGGCATGGTGAGTTCTCTCGCCTGGATCCTCTTGAGCGCGGATACTTTCACCAAGGTTTACGGACTTTCCGCTGATTTGGCGGTGGTTCCATTCAGTCAGCCCGGAATCGTTACCATTCCGCTGGGATTCTTAACCTTGATCGTGGTGTCGCTGATGACACGAAAGTTCGAGCCCTCGCTTAACTGA